A region of Ochrobactrum quorumnocens DNA encodes the following proteins:
- a CDS encoding ABC transporter ATP-binding protein — MARLKIDQVSKTFNEFQALSEVSLDVKDGEFVAILGPSGCGKTTLLRMIAGFEELDGGEIHIGEKRVSHVDGNVPPEKRQVGIVFQNYALWPHMTVAENVGYSLRVAKVTKAERERRVKEALALVDLDGFGDRRPANLSGGQRQRVALARCLVAAPSLVLFDEPLANLDVHLRASMEDEFASFHKRTGTTIIYITHDQAEAMALADRIAVLDHGKLQQFDTPRKLYEEPASEMVASFIAHGMVLPAEVLSFAQQGHCEALVLGSRAQVRCSGIEMPRANAKFCVRAEDLQLTETGGIPVRVKRSIYRGGGSRIEAHSIAKPDIQLHFEVRDPVRLEEGDEVRIAIRGGWIIPTDDMPVRKVSTGFPIGNKI, encoded by the coding sequence ATGGCGCGACTGAAAATTGATCAGGTTTCCAAGACTTTCAATGAATTTCAGGCTCTGTCTGAAGTGTCATTGGACGTGAAGGACGGCGAGTTTGTTGCCATTCTTGGACCTTCAGGCTGTGGGAAGACCACTCTTTTGCGCATGATTGCAGGTTTTGAAGAGCTTGATGGTGGTGAAATTCATATCGGCGAAAAGCGCGTCTCGCATGTTGACGGTAATGTGCCGCCGGAAAAGCGGCAAGTCGGCATTGTCTTCCAGAATTACGCGCTATGGCCGCATATGACGGTTGCCGAAAATGTCGGTTATAGTCTGCGCGTGGCAAAGGTTACCAAGGCCGAGCGCGAACGCCGTGTGAAGGAAGCCCTGGCGCTGGTCGATCTCGATGGTTTCGGTGATCGTCGCCCGGCTAATTTGTCTGGTGGTCAGCGGCAGCGTGTGGCACTGGCTCGTTGTCTTGTGGCTGCACCATCGCTGGTGCTGTTCGATGAGCCGCTTGCCAATCTCGATGTGCATCTGCGCGCTTCGATGGAAGATGAGTTTGCCTCATTCCACAAGCGTACCGGCACGACGATTATCTACATCACCCACGATCAGGCTGAGGCCATGGCGCTCGCGGATCGTATCGCAGTGCTTGATCATGGCAAGCTTCAACAGTTCGACACACCACGCAAGCTTTATGAAGAACCTGCGAGCGAAATGGTCGCGTCCTTTATCGCTCACGGCATGGTTTTGCCTGCGGAGGTACTTTCCTTCGCGCAGCAGGGGCATTGCGAGGCGCTGGTGCTGGGAAGCCGTGCGCAGGTGCGTTGTTCTGGCATTGAAATGCCACGTGCGAATGCAAAGTTCTGTGTCAGGGCCGAGGATTTGCAGTTGACTGAAACCGGCGGCATTCCGGTGCGCGTGAAACGTTCGATCTATCGCGGTGGTGGTTCACGCATCGAAGCACACTCTATCGCAAAACCAGATATCCAGCTGCATTTTGAGGTGCGCGACCCAGTGAGATTGGAAGAAGGCGATGAGGTTCGCATCGCCATTCGCGGTGGCTGGATCATTCCCACCGATGATATGCCGGTGAGAAAAGTCTCAACCGGTTTTCCAATCGGGAATAAGATATAG